The Pirellulimonas nuda genome includes a region encoding these proteins:
- a CDS encoding CPXCG motif-containing cysteine-rich protein, protein MQDEAAYVCDSCGEEIVVPVDLSAGDDQQYVEDCPVCCCPNVVHVRVDDDGRVEVWAEAE, encoded by the coding sequence GTGCAGGACGAAGCCGCCTACGTCTGCGACTCCTGCGGCGAGGAGATTGTCGTCCCGGTCGATCTTTCGGCGGGCGACGATCAACAGTACGTGGAAGACTGCCCCGTCTGCTGCTGCCCCAACGTGGTGCATGTCCGCGTCGATGACGACGGCCGGGTCGAGGTTTGGGCCGAAGCGGAATAG
- a CDS encoding polyphosphate kinase 2 family protein yields the protein MTHPTTFKPGSDADIHKIDPRHVEGDWDKESAAAQIEENTAKSRELAYKLYAEDRRALLVVLQGMDTAGKDGTIRVVMTGINPQTFQIKSFKQPSETELDHDFLWRIHNAVPRRGNIGVFNRSHYEDVLVVRVHNLVPEDEWRKRYDKINAFEELLVEGGVTLMKCFLHVSKEEQRERLQSRLDEPHKRWKFSRADLAERLLWDDYQKAYEDALTKCNTKDAPWHIVPSDRKWYRNLVVSQLLLETLEGMDPQFPAPEAGLDGIVVE from the coding sequence ATGACACACCCCACCACGTTCAAGCCCGGCAGCGACGCCGACATCCACAAGATTGACCCCCGCCACGTGGAGGGGGACTGGGACAAGGAATCGGCCGCCGCGCAAATCGAAGAAAACACCGCCAAGAGCCGCGAGCTGGCGTACAAGCTGTACGCCGAGGACCGCAGGGCCCTGCTGGTGGTGCTGCAGGGGATGGACACGGCGGGCAAGGACGGAACCATCCGTGTGGTGATGACCGGCATCAACCCGCAGACGTTCCAGATCAAGTCGTTCAAGCAGCCGAGCGAAACGGAACTAGACCACGACTTCTTGTGGCGTATCCACAACGCGGTTCCGCGGCGGGGCAACATCGGCGTATTTAACCGCTCGCACTACGAGGACGTGCTGGTGGTGCGCGTCCACAATCTGGTGCCCGAGGACGAGTGGAGGAAGCGCTACGACAAGATCAACGCCTTCGAAGAGCTGCTGGTCGAAGGGGGCGTGACGCTGATGAAGTGCTTCCTGCACGTCAGCAAAGAAGAACAACGCGAACGCCTGCAATCTCGCCTCGACGAGCCTCACAAACGCTGGAAATTCAGCCGCGCCGACCTGGCCGAGCGGCTGCTGTGGGACGACTACCAGAAGGCGTACGAGGACGCGCTGACCAAGTGCAACACGAAAGACGCCCCGTGGCACATCGTACCAAGCGACCGCAAATGGTACCGCAACCTGGTGGTGAGCCAGTTGTTGCTCGAGACGCTGGAGGGGATGGACCCGCAGTTCCCGGCGCCCGAAGCGGGGCTGGATGGGATCGTAGTGGAGTAG
- a CDS encoding protein arginine kinase, with the protein MAFNLEELAPSSGEWLRGAGPESDIVISSRVRLARNLADFPFIARATESDREEIERQLRTRIETLQKENEKFPSSLAYVDVGRLEEIDRQFLVERQLISRELAEGDGARAVVIDRGEQFSVMINEEDHLRIQVMHSGLDLETAWEQINTLDDLLEEQITYAWSDKLGYLTACPTNVGTGVRVSVMLHLPALVITRQVDKVFRSLQKINLAVRGLYGEGSQAMGDFYQISNQVTLGQSEQELTKKVADIVPVLLGYERKARDFLMQESQQTLHDRVSRAYGILRTAQTISSEETLHLLSSVRMGINLGLIRDVEIPTINKLFIHTQPAHLQKIAGMELDTSDRNIERASYLRRHLDGNGGASAGHN; encoded by the coding sequence ATGGCATTCAACCTCGAAGAACTGGCGCCCAGCAGCGGCGAATGGCTCCGCGGCGCCGGTCCTGAGTCGGACATCGTCATCAGCAGTCGCGTGCGCCTGGCGCGTAATCTTGCGGACTTTCCGTTCATCGCGCGGGCGACCGAGTCGGACCGCGAAGAAATCGAGCGGCAGCTCCGCACACGCATCGAGACGCTGCAGAAGGAGAACGAGAAGTTCCCCTCCAGTTTGGCGTACGTCGACGTCGGCCGGCTCGAGGAGATCGACCGGCAGTTCCTGGTCGAGCGGCAACTCATCAGCCGCGAGCTGGCCGAAGGGGACGGCGCCCGGGCCGTGGTGATCGACCGCGGCGAGCAGTTCAGCGTGATGATCAATGAGGAAGACCACCTCCGCATCCAGGTGATGCACAGCGGGCTCGACCTCGAAACCGCCTGGGAACAGATCAACACGCTCGACGACCTGCTGGAAGAACAAATCACCTACGCCTGGAGCGACAAGCTGGGCTACCTGACCGCCTGTCCGACGAACGTCGGCACCGGGGTCCGCGTCAGCGTGATGCTCCACCTGCCGGCGCTGGTGATCACCAGGCAGGTGGACAAGGTGTTCCGCAGCCTGCAGAAGATCAACCTCGCGGTGCGCGGCCTGTACGGCGAAGGCTCGCAGGCGATGGGAGACTTCTACCAGATCTCCAACCAGGTGACCCTGGGCCAGAGCGAGCAAGAGCTGACCAAAAAGGTGGCCGACATCGTGCCGGTGCTGCTGGGGTACGAACGCAAGGCCCGCGACTTTCTGATGCAGGAGAGCCAGCAGACGCTGCACGACCGCGTGAGCCGCGCCTACGGCATCCTCCGCACCGCCCAGACCATCAGCAGCGAGGAGACGCTTCACCTGCTCTCGAGCGTGCGGATGGGGATCAACCTGGGACTAATCCGCGACGTCGAAATCCCCACGATCAACAAGCTGTTCATCCACACCCAACCGGCCCACCTACAGAAGATCGCCGGGATGGAGCTGGACACCTCCGACCGCAACATCGAACGGGCGAGTTACCTACGCCGGCATCTGGACGGCAACGGCGGGGCGTCGGCGGGGCACAACTGA